In Gadus chalcogrammus isolate NIFS_2021 chromosome 11, NIFS_Gcha_1.0, whole genome shotgun sequence, a single window of DNA contains:
- the LOC130391830 gene encoding prostaglandin reductase 3-like — MSVSSLLRTSCRRAFGVIGGGRRSGSDLLSGVHVVPRRSIIDLSYSTHFMDFKGSSIPSSMQKLTVTRLSQHFKEAVCLNTVPVPTPGDGDLLVRNRFVGINASDINYSAGRYDPSLKPPFDCGFEGVGEVVGLGLSASARHTIGETVAYFSDGAFAEYTVVPAKKAMAVPSAKPEFLTLLVSGATAYIALKRLGELTEGETVLVTAAAGGTGQFAVQFAKRAGCHVVGTCSTDEKAGFLKSIGCDRPVNYAAEDLGQVLRQEYPKGVDVVYESVGGGVFDLAVNSLATGGRLIVIGFISGYQSASGVATVKGGTLPIKLLQKSASVRGFFLPHFLRDYQEALGSMMQMVAQGTLVCEVDCGDQAQEGRFVGLESVFRAVDHLYAGKNLGKIVVEVAPAPFASSKL; from the exons ATGTCCGTGTCGTCCCTGCTGAGAACAAGCTGTAGGAGGGCGTTCGGTGTGATCGGTGGGGGGCGCAGATCGGGCTCCGACTTACTTTCTGGAGTTCACGTTGTTCCGCGACGGTCCATTATAGATCTGTCATACTCCACACACTTCATGGATTTTAAAGGATCCTCGATACCCAGCTCTATGCAAAAGCTGACCGTGACGAGGCTAAGTCAACATTTCAAAGAGGCCGTCTGTCTGAACACAGTTCCAGTCCCGACGCCAGGCGATGGGGATTTGCTGGTTCGAAATCG TTTCGTAGGAATCAACGCCTCGGACATCAACTACTCGGCCGGGCGCTACGACCCCTCGCTGAAGCCCCCCTTCGACTGTGGCTTCGAGGGGGTGGGCGAGGTGGTGGGCCTGGGTCTCAGCGCCAGCGCCCGCCACACCATCGGGGAGACGGTGGCCTACTTCAGCGACGGCGCCTTCGCCGAGTACACCGTGGTGCCGGCCAAGAAAGCCATGGCCGTGCCCTCGGCGAAGCCAGAGTTCCTCACCCTGCTAGTGAGCGGGGCCACGGCCTACATCGCCCTGAAGCGCCTGGGGGAGCTGACGGAGGGCGAGACGGTGCTGGTCACCGCCGCCGCTGGCGGGACGGGGCAGTTCGCCGTGCAGTTCGCCAAGCGGGCGGGCTGCCACGTGGTCGGGACCTGCTCCACGGACGAGAAGGCGGGATTCCTGAAGAGCATCGGCTGTGACCGGCCGGTGAACTACGCGGCTGAGGACCTGGGCCAGGTGCTGCGGCAGGAGTACCCCAAAGGGGTGGACGTGGTGTACGAGTCGGTGGGCGGCGGCGTCTTTGACCTGGCCGTCAACTCGCTGGCCACCGGGGGCCGGCTGATCGTGATCGGGTTCATCTCGGGGTACCAGTCGGCGTCGGGCGTGGCCACGGTGAAGGGGGGCACCCTGCCCATCAAGCTGCTGCAGAAGTCGGCCAGCGTGCGCGGCTTCTTCCTGCCCCACTTCCTCCGCGACTACCAGGAGGCCCTGGGCAGCATGATGCAGATGGTGGCACAGGGGACGCTGGTGTGCGAGGTGGACTGCGGAGACCAGGCGCAGGAGGGGAGGTTCGTGGGCCTGGAGTCCGTCTTCAGGGCGGTGGATCACTTGTACGCCGGGAAGAACCTGGGGAAGATCGTGGTGGAGGTGGCCCCGGCCCCGTTCGCCAGCAGTAAGTTGTGA